CCATTTCGTCGGCGATCTGTGAGATGGCCAACCCCTGCCAATGATGAAGCTCGACGGCCCGCCTCTGACTATCCGGCAGACGGCTGACGGCTTCGCACAACTCAACAATCTGTTCCGCACGCTCCACCCGTTCGTCGGGTGCCGTGGCCTCGTCGATCAGCATCGCTTCCATTCGAATGGACGACTGATCAAGCGTTGCACAAATGGTTTGTTCGCGGCGAATGTCGCGCCGCTCCCGGGCATAATGTTTGACTGCGTGGCCGAGATTTCTGGCAAGAATGCGCCGCAGCCAGGCCAGCCGCTCCGCTTCTGTTTCACCTCGAAAGTCGTCCACGCCGCCGACTGCCTGCAGCAACGTCTGCTGCACCACGTCAGACGGGTCCATCTTGGGCAACAGTTCCGATTTCATTCCCGCGATCGCCAGCGCACGAAGATAAGCGCGGTAACGACCCCAGTGATTTAGAAAGTTGGTCTGGTTCATCAGCTCCGCTCTGGTCAGGCTCTCAATGCTGCACCGTGATTGCGTGACAAGAGTGTACCGAGCCAATTCGCAGGCCGCACGGGTCAAACGAAGAACTAATAACTGGCCGAGCGAATCCGGACGGAAGTTCGAAAAATCACACTTTCCGCGCCCCGTGACAGCATGTTTTTCCTCCGGCTTGAAACACTCGCAGTGGTCGCATACCGGCAAACTTTTGACCATCGCCTAAAACCGGCAGATTTCGCGCCCGACATGCGTCAGCGTGGCCTCTTTTAACGTGGGACGCTCGTCCGCTATGCCCGCCGAAACGCGCTTAAGCACGAGTTAAAACAGACGGTGCTCCCGCCATTCGTCTAACGGTGCAACTCGCATCTCGTTTTCATGAAAAAACTTACGATGTTCTGTGAAGCCGGGAAAATTTACGTGGCGCTCGCGCAATAAGACTGGTGGATGCCGGTCATTCGGCGCGGCACGTTCTCGAACAGAGAGGTACACCCCTATGAAGCATCAATGCAAATTTATGGTCAGCCTTCCAGCCCTCGCGTTCGGGCTGTTGCTCAACTGCGCCGCAACGGCAGACATCATTGTCAACGGCGGTTTCGAACTGGACGCAAACACGGATGGAATCGCCGATGGCTGGACCTATGCGTCGCAGGACGCAAATCCTCCAAATTTGACATTGGGCATAAACGCTTCACGGGCTTTCGAGGGCAACAACTTCGTTGGTTTCAACAGCGGAAATCAGGCTCCCAACGGCATCGTCCAACAGCTTGTTCCAACGAACACCGGAACCGAGTACACAGTGACATTCCACGTTGCGCGACTTGCGAACTCCCCCTTTTTCGGGACGTCGCAGATTTTTGGGGAGGCCTTTGACGGCACCGGTACCAATCAGCTTGGGAGTCTTCTGCTGCAGGATCTGACAGGCAGCCCGTTCGGCGATCCTAATCGTCCGAGCTACGAAATGGGAAGCTTCAGTTTTACGGCGACGGGAACACAGTCGCTGATCCGATTCTCCGATGCGACGACCAACAACGGCCAGAATTTTGATACTTCCCTGGACGCGGTCAGCGTGACTGCGGTCCCCGAACCTTCGTCGTATGCTTTGCTGAGCGGGGCCGGAATCGGATTCGTCGTGGTCGGGCGACGGCGACGAGCGAATGCCAGGCGAAGACCGACCTGGGGCGCTCACTGATTCTGGCTGTGCCCGAGTCACTTTCACTCAATGGTTTCGACAACTGATTTGTGGAACCCAACTCATGATCTATCTGAGTCCCAGGAGCCTGCCGCCGGGTGCCCCATCCGCGCAGCGGTTGGGCGCCGCAGGCACAGGAAGCTGCTCTCGAATGTTCCTCAGACTAGCAGCCCGTTTTCGTAGTTGTGCCGTCAGAGTAGTCTCTTGTTGCTCCGCAACCCAGCCTGGACAGGCTGGGCCACCCAGCGCAGAGGCCACACGTATGGTTTTCAGTTTCGACGTGGGAACCTCATGTCGTTTCCCGCTAGCAACTTATGAAGAATCCGAAACCAATTCCAAATTTTCGCGTGGCGCTCGTGCAATATGACTGGTAGATGCCCGTCATTCGGCGCGTTACGTTTAAAGTCTCCACAATTCAAGTTTTTGAGCCATGTATTCCACTCTTCGATCGGCCGCTGGTGCTGCCGTCACCGCCTCATTTCTTTTGGCATCCAGCCATCTCCACGCCGACATTATCTGGAATGCCTCATCCGGGCAAACACCGACCGGCACCGATCCGCTTTGGCTGCAAGTCGACGACGAGGATGATTTTGACCCCGTCATTGGTTCCTCCGGCGGCATCAACCACATGACTCTGCAAACCGACTCTGAAGGTATGCCGACGAATACGAGCAGAATGTACTTTCAAAGGCTTCCAGCAACTTTGCCGCTGGAAGCTGGCCGGGATCTGGTCGTCGAGTTTGAAATGCAACTGGTCTCCGGCACATCGTTCCTGCCAGCGTCCAGAGCACCAGCAACTGTCGCGATCAATGTCGCTGCGGGGGCTGCCATGTATCTGAATTTCACCGAAACCGGCATCGCTTTTCAGCAGTCCCAAACCAGCTTTTTTGATCAGGCTGCAATCAACACATCTGACTTCCATCAATACAGGCTCGAAATCGATCACGAAGCCGGAGCCGGTGGCGATGTCCTTCTGTACCAGGACGGCATATTGGTACAGACCTCATCGTTGCGGAACCAGCCATCGTTTTTCGGAACTCAGCCGAGAGTCTGGTTTGGCGAAGGCACGAACGCCGCCTTTGGAGAATCCAACTGGCGTTCGTTCAGCGTCACCGCCGCCGTGCCCGAACCTTCGTCGTACGCCCTGCTGGCCGGAGCGACCATCGTGTTTGGCTGGCGGCGAAGGAAACGTTTATCAAGTCGGTCGCTGCGTTAGCAGTCGCAAATGCAGGCTCCTGCCTAACTGTAGAGGCGGCGGCAGGCGGGAGCATGCCCTACGTTGACTGTGCCCGAGCCATCGTCCACCGCACTGCTGG
This DNA window, taken from Fuerstiella marisgermanici, encodes the following:
- a CDS encoding sigma-70 family RNA polymerase sigma factor, whose translation is MNQTNFLNHWGRYRAYLRALAIAGMKSELLPKMDPSDVVQQTLLQAVGGVDDFRGETEAERLAWLRRILARNLGHAVKHYARERRDIRREQTICATLDQSSIRMEAMLIDEATAPDERVERAEQIVELCEAVSRLPDSQRRAVELHHWQGLAISQIADEMDRSPAAVAGLLKRGLKALRTKLREE
- a CDS encoding PEP-CTERM sorting domain-containing protein (PEP-CTERM proteins occur, often in large numbers, in the proteomes of bacteria that also encode an exosortase, a predicted intramembrane cysteine proteinase. The presence of a PEP-CTERM domain at a protein's C-terminus predicts cleavage within the sorting domain, followed by covalent anchoring to some some component of the (usually Gram-negative) cell surface. Many PEP-CTERM proteins exhibit an unusual sequence composition that includes large numbers of potential glycosylation sites. Expression of one such protein has been shown restore the ability of a bacterium to form floc, a type of biofilm.), which encodes MKHQCKFMVSLPALAFGLLLNCAATADIIVNGGFELDANTDGIADGWTYASQDANPPNLTLGINASRAFEGNNFVGFNSGNQAPNGIVQQLVPTNTGTEYTVTFHVARLANSPFFGTSQIFGEAFDGTGTNQLGSLLLQDLTGSPFGDPNRPSYEMGSFSFTATGTQSLIRFSDATTNNGQNFDTSLDAVSVTAVPEPSSYALLSGAGIGFVVVGRRRRANARRRPTWGAH
- a CDS encoding PEP-CTERM sorting domain-containing protein, with the protein product MYSTLRSAAGAAVTASFLLASSHLHADIIWNASSGQTPTGTDPLWLQVDDEDDFDPVIGSSGGINHMTLQTDSEGMPTNTSRMYFQRLPATLPLEAGRDLVVEFEMQLVSGTSFLPASRAPATVAINVAAGAAMYLNFTETGIAFQQSQTSFFDQAAINTSDFHQYRLEIDHEAGAGGDVLLYQDGILVQTSSLRNQPSFFGTQPRVWFGEGTNAAFGESNWRSFSVTAAVPEPSSYALLAGATIVFGWRRRKRLSSRSLR